The segment GTCTGTGGGATAAAATAAAGCATCGCAGAAGAAACATAACGGCAGAAAAGAAGCAATACATCACTGAAAAAAATCCCAGGAACTTTTTTATTAGCCACAGAAAATACAGATAAAGCCAATAACTcataaatgtgattaaaattaatcaaaacacTCGTATAACAATGTATTTAGTTGTGtgagagcaggaagaggagggagagctAATTCCAGGACGACCAGCAGCACTTTGAACTTTGTTTCCTGCTTTCGAATGAAGCCTCAGTTCAGTTTCCCCCCTTGtgcatttattgattttaaattgtgggtaaaaaaaacaaaactgtcaaGCTCaaaaatttatttaattattgttaaAGTCGTCACATGAATATcaaattttcctttaaaactgaagataaaataaaaatacttctTAAATCATCATTTGTTGCTGCAGTTATTAATATGTCTGCCTTTAccttatttattatattatttgacAAATGAGAAATCAGCACTTACAACATGTGATAttgagacaaagacagaaaacatacaaaatatgACATGAAAACGACACAGGgtaataaaattaatcaaaaaaacatacaaaaacgTAGCAATGATATTTAGTCAAACATTTACACAACAACTCAGGAGAAGATGTCAAAGTCCCGCCCACaatgtttgactgacagctgatctCAGTGCAGTGAAGAAACGCCACAACAATCAGCTGTCAGCAACAAACATGGAGACTAAAGACAGAGTTTAacccttaaatgacttctgacTATTTCAGTTCACACAACTCTGCAGTGGATCCAGAATAAATAAGGAATAATCCAGGATAACCAAGTCCAGCATAGAGAGGCTGAGTGAATGTGGTCTGGACTCTGTGGAGGAGAGTCATGGTTTCAGAGACGCTGTAGAAGGACAGAATACCTGCACTGTGATCCAGGTACACTCCTACTCTGGAGGACCGAGGACCTGAGACAGGAGTTTGGACTTTGTTGTACAAAAAGTCATAACCCTCATTGTAACAGTATAACGCCCAAGATTTGTCATTTCGTCCAAATCCACATTCAATCCAGCCCCCTGCTCTGCTGATATTCTTGTATGCGACTGCTACAGAAACTCCCTCCCCGCtccactccacctcccagtaacaACGTCCAGTCAGACTCTCTCTACTCAGGACCTGACACCAGTCACTGAATCTGTCTGGGTGATCAGAATAAGACTGTTGTTGTCTCATTACTGCCACTTTCCTGTTCCCCTCAGATAgtaacagcagtgtgtgtgctgtgtttggaTCTAGAGTGATTTGATGTGAATATCTGACAAACTCAGCTCTGGTCTTGGGCTCTGGTTGTGGCAGTGAAACATTCACTTCAGTCCCTGTCAGTGAGACGTTTGTCTCCCTCAGAGCGTCCTGTAGTTTATCTCTGACTCCTGACACAGCCGCTGTCATGTCCTCAAAGTAGCGGCGAGGAATGATGTTGATGCTGGATGAGTGTGTGGGTTCACTGAGTGCTGACAGTGAGGGGTAGCTTTGTAGAAACAGGGTGTgatcctctgtgtgtgagagctgcTCCAGCTCAGCGTCTTTCCTCTTCAGCTCAGTGATCTCCTGCTCCAGCTTCTCCTGAAGCTCTTTGACTCGACTCACTTCAGTTTCCTGCTGCCATCTGAGCTGCTGCTTCACATCAGAGCGTCTTTTCTCCATGAGACGGATCAGCTCAGTGAAGATCTTCTCACTGTGCTCCACTGCTTTATCAGCAGAGCGACTGATAGCCTCCACCTCCTGTTGGAGCAGCTTCACATCTTTCTCTGTGTCCTGGATTCTCTGCTGGATGTTTTGTCGACTCCCCTccagctctctctgcctctcagtcctttctgctgcagctgacacTGTGTCGTGGCCTTTATGTTCATCCACAGAGCAGAGATAACAGATACACTGCTGATCAGTGCGGCAGAACATCTTCATCACCTCATCATGACGAGAGCAGATGTTCTCCTGCAGCTTCTTGGAGGGCTCCACCAGCTTGTGTTTCTGTAATGGAGCCGAGTCACGATGAGGCTGGAGGTGTTTCTCACAGTAAGAGGCCACACACTGCAGACAGGACTTGAAGGCTTTCAGTTTCCTCCCAGTGCAGACATCACAGGCCACATCTTCAGCTCCAGCATAGCAGTGATCAGCAGGAGCAGCTTGGAGTCCAGTCTTCTTCAGTTCCTCCACTAAATCTGCTAACATGGTGTTTTTCATCAGGACAGGCCTCGGTGTGAAGCTCTGCCTACACTGAGGGCAGCTGTAGATTCTCTTCTCATCCTCTCCATCCCAGAAGCTTTGAATACAGTTGATGCAGTAGCTGTGTCCACAGGGAAGAGTCCCCGGATCCTTCAGTAGATCCAGACAGATGGAACAAGAGAAGGTTTCTCGGTCCAGCTCAACTCCTTTCTGCGCCATTTCACCTCTCAGTGTCAACAACTAGTTTGAGCTCTGATCTAACCAACATGCAGTGAATGGAGTCTGTCAGCTCTCTCACATCACCAGTGTTGGTTACACCCATCTTGTATTTGTAGATCTGAAGGGGAGGGAACAAGGAAATTTGTGGACAGAGTGgagctggctgtgtgtgtgagagcaggaagaggagggagggctCATCAAGCTCTGAGTCATTCCAGGAAGAGGAGCAGTTTGACAGAGATACTGTGTGTTTAACACTTGTTTCCAACAGAGCTCatttctcatttaaaaacactgatcaCTTCATCTTTTAGGAGGTAAACTCTTCTAAGAATCAGAGGGTTTGGAGACGGCTCCACAGTTTTCTAAACTGTCCCGTAATGAAGTTTCATCAAACTCATGATTGTTTACAATAATTCTAAAACAGTAAATATGAGACACAGAATTTAATCACTGCTGTAAAGGTAATGAAACTCCAACAATTAAACTATTAGCAGATGAAAGTCTTTAAGTTATGTTTGAGAGAAAACAGATTCAATTCAGAAAGTCATTTTGAGTAAAAGATGTATTTTGatgataaatacatttaaacagctgATTCAAATGAGTCACTTGGTGCAGCTCTGAATCCCCACAGGACCTGAATGCACCAGATTATTTGGTTCTGCACTTTAGTTTGTGACATGTTTGTACAGGTGAATATAAAAaggtttctgttttatattcacCATCAGCTGTTAAactgaaaacaggaaacaatacAGGTTCCGGTCagggatttcaaaataaaaggaggaCGATGAGCACCAACATTTAAATAAGCACAACTGGAAAAACATCTACAGGCTAATTGCAAGATTTatcatcattttcattcatGTATATGTTTAGACGTAATGatatagttttttgttttttttaatttgccccAAGTAATAATGtttagtaaacatgtttacagcctgctacaaaaacagttttggtctctatagctaatttctaCACTCGTGACAACTGTACACGGGGTGAATTTTAAGATAACATTttttaaggcccaaagttacacatatttaaccctttgaaccctgagctcAGTGGTGaggaaacatgaaaaaaagacaatgagaaaCTTGGTGAGAAGATTtttcaatgacaaaaaaaaagtaaaaacaaaattaggtttatttttttacagctCAGGAAATTCTACACTTATAATTATTGTTatgattattacattttaaaatgatgttacagtattattataatt is part of the Epinephelus moara isolate mb chromosome 10, YSFRI_EMoa_1.0, whole genome shotgun sequence genome and harbors:
- the LOC126396781 gene encoding tripartite motif-containing protein 16-like, yielding MAQKGVELDRETFSCSICLDLLKDPGTLPCGHSYCINCIQSFWDGEDEKRIYSCPQCRQSFTPRPVLMKNTMLADLVEELKKTGLQAAPADHCYAGAEDVACDVCTGRKLKAFKSCLQCVASYCEKHLQPHRDSAPLQKHKLVEPSKKLQENICSRHDEVMKMFCRTDQQCICYLCSVDEHKGHDTVSAAAERTERQRELEGSRQNIQQRIQDTEKDVKLLQQEVEAISRSADKAVEHSEKIFTELIRLMEKRRSDVKQQLRWQQETEVSRVKELQEKLEQEITELKRKDAELEQLSHTEDHTLFLQSYPSLSALSEPTHSSSINIIPRRYFEDMTAAVSGVRDKLQDALRETNVSLTGTEVNVSLPQPEPKTRAEFVRYSHQITLDPNTAHTLLLLSEGNRKVAVMRQQQSYSDHPDRFSDWCQVLSRESLTGRCYWEVEWSGEGVSVAVAYKNISRAGGWIECGFGRNDKSWALYCYNEGYDFLYNKVQTPVSGPRSSRVGVYLDHSAGILSFYSVSETMTLLHRVQTTFTQPLYAGLGYPGLFLIYSGSTAELCELK